In Zingiber officinale cultivar Zhangliang chromosome 6A, Zo_v1.1, whole genome shotgun sequence, a single genomic region encodes these proteins:
- the LOC121995555 gene encoding putative 1-phosphatidylinositol-3-phosphate 5-kinase FAB1C isoform X2 has protein sequence MGVANYPILDLLQKVRSWASIIPDMFSESLMSSAGDRSMCSESRECLGSPGFGFRCRGCGLLLCRKCVLAVATASYRTEQQPVLCNLCFHVDNGSWEAAQSHGTPGPFISPKSPLSRSSTDRLSQLVELQQLSCSHQLHCSTYRSYKDDQRDGYGKQFSTPMSAFSQESSDIDSMSIIAGNELYSLRSANSSPFHSPCRSIEQELASPLLQQTLLFSQDSPDHQFIKHRADSEDLLKNTSDSISENGMIYHDQDSQKATEHCDFENDRVFYPPIPADEQDDNETSFFGYIDEDDDESSRLLKTISFSSNHLDTREKANESHKEALKSVVHAHFRALVSQLLKGEGVCAGSDQKGQSWLEVISSLAWQAANFIKPDTSHGGSMDPGDYVKVKCIASGSPSDSTLVKGVVCTKNVKHKRMISLHRNPRLLLLGGALEYQKAPNELASIVSVLEKETNYMNTMLSKIEALRPNVLLVEKNASSYTQEYLFERKEVSLVLNVKKPLLERISRCTGAQIVPSIDGVSSARLGHCEMFRIEKVYEEFSSEKKPSKTLMFFEGCPSRLGCTVLLRGACLEELKKLKHVIQYASFAAYHLSLERSFLVDEGASLPKFPIVPIELPKKLTEADQFHSTVSSVTASDETVSNNHQNDRSCTKVGIESVSSSSDVIHSNKEIVEHISDPQNSNSLFELTNIPDMNGFSNPYPEQNGTFFRSSPHVCLCGSSGTKTCFSCKEPTYISLLYTNASNHQGVIPEQPVKGRSYLSNDWLLRPEDQHNKSDIALENEVPGHYFSTADNHHSILVSLSSTCIRKSRVCERFHLFRIKFYGSFDKPLGRYLRDDLFDETYCCPSCKEPTEAHVRCYTHPHGSLTIMVRRLPSVKLPGEHDGRIWMWHRCLKCKRDEDGVPPAARRVIMSDAAWGLSFGKFLELSFSSHATANRIASCGHSLQRDCLRFYGFGNMVAFFHYSPVDILSVCLPPSVLDFNCHVKQIWLKDEALLLSSKIKILHDKISDVLHTIERKITISENEPLKASIQRHINKLKNLINEDRYEYDVVLQQVAFGNKPLQETFDILELNRLRRALLLDSYRWDRKLYLLDLLSKEKNCTLTCSQFANFSSISDLSDLREEISWKNESFSNSPGEAVAKSSFSGIVEKSSFQKKKNEDLSLEVLGCNTNNIVEMDLSIESIEGYVGSSGFNFVSSQFEYETPVFSDSGSTVLENSTLPTSTLSVKIDLAWSGSGQVLIDQPKGGSEVDKSGLLKDTASYRRVNSPLRVHSFDSSLRFRKRVIGDFFPASLHSSSMKSYDSSGVLPSMTRDSLIRMRRAYSQSSPVPRLDNLLNHTLIHITSIVDKMAAGARLLLPQSVLDNIVIAVYDDEPSSIISYAMTTQQYGDHITSCLDEIKDFSMRKTSSFGNHGSNYADGTSLVSHHSDGPEERQVSQFHALRKLCCPSELDYIRSLSRCKRWSAQGGKSNVYFAKSLDERLIIKQITKTELESFEDFASQYFKYLTQSITTGSPTSLAKVLGIYQVSVKHFKGGREMKIDVMVMENLFFNRSVSRIYDLKGSVRSRYNPDTSGNNTVLLDLNLLEAKPIFIGSKAKRKLERAVWNDTSFLAAIDVMDYSLLAGIDETKKELVIGIIDYMRQYTWDKQLETWVKASGILGGLKNAPPTVISPLQYKKRFRKAMSNYFLTVPDQ, from the exons ATGGGAGTTGCTAATTACCCGATTCTTGATCTGTTACAAAAGGTCAGATCTTGGGCAAGCATTATTCCTGACATGTTCTCGGAATCCTTGATGTCGTCCGCCGGTGATCGTTCCATGTGCAGCGAGTCTAGAGAGTGTTTGGGTTCGCCCGGGTTTGGCTTCCGATGCCGGGGCTGTGGCCTGTTGCTTTGCCGGAAGTGTGTGCTTGCTGTTGCCACGGCCTCCTATCGAACTGAACAGCAGCCGGTTCTTTGTAACTTATGCTTTCACGTTGACAATGGATCCTGGGAAGCAGCACAATCGCATGGCACCCCGGGTCCTTTTATATCTCCTAAGTCGCCCTTGTCCAGATCTAGCACTGACAGGCTCAGCCAGTTGGTAGAGCTGCAACAGTTATCTTGTTCGCACCAACTTCATTGCTCCACGTACAG AAGCTATAAAGACGACCAGCGTGATGGTTACGGGAAACAATTTTCCACGCCAATGAGTGCATTCTCTCAAGAGTCTTCCGACATAGATTCTATGAGTATCATTGCTGGAAATGAGTTGTACAGCCTCAGGTCAGCAAATTCAAGTCCTTTTCACAGTCCATGTAGGTCCATTGAGCAGGAGCTTGCTAGCCCTCTCCTGCAACAGACTCTCCTGTTTAGTCAAGATTCTCCAGATCACCAGTTCATCAAACACAGAGCAGACTCTgaggatttattgaaaaatacCAGTGATTCAATTTCTGAGAATGGAATGATATATCATGATCAAGATAGTCAAAAGGCTACAGAACATTGTGATTTTGAGAATGATCGTGTCTTTTACCCTCCTATCCCTGCTGATGAGCAGGATGATAATGAAACTAGCTTCTTTGGATATATTGATGAGGATGATGATGAATCATCCAGGCTCCTTAAAACTATTAGCTTCAGTAGTAATCACCTCGACACTAGAGAGAAGGCTAATGAGTCTCACAAGGAGGCTTTGAAGAGTGTCGTTCATGCACATTTTAGGGCTCTCGTATCACAGTTATTGAAGGGAGAAGGTGTTTGTGCTGGAAGTGATCAGAAGGGACAGAGCTGGTTGGAGGTAATATCCTCATTGGCATGGCAAGCTGCTAATTTCATCAAACCAGACACTAGCCATGGTGGTAGCATGGATCCAGGTGATTATGTTAAAGTCAAGTGTATCGCATCAGGGAGTCCAAGTGATAG TACCTTAGTTAAGGGAGTGGTTTGTACAAAGAATGTAAAGCACAAACGTATGATTTCACTGCATAGAAACCCTAGGTTACTTCTTTTGGGAGGTGCATTGGAGTATCAAAAGGCGCCAAATGAGTTGGCCTCAATTGTGTCTGTTCTTGAGAAG GAAACCAATTACATGAACACAATGCTTTCTAAGATAGAGGCACTTCGTCCCAATGTGCTTCTTGTTGAGAAAAATGCTTCCTCATATACTCAAGAATATCTTTTTGAAAGAAAAGAGGTATCTTTAGTGCTAAACGTCAAGAAACCATTATTAGAGAGGATATCACGGTGTACAGGTGCTCAAATTGTTCCGTCTATAGATGGTGTTTCTTCAGCAAGGTTAGGGCATTGTGAAATGTTTCGGATAGAAaaggtttatgaagagttctcaTCTGAAAAGAAGCCTAGCAAAACATTGATGTTTTTTGAAGGTTGTCCATCGCGTTTAGGGTGCACG GTTCTTTTGAGGGGTGCATGCCTTGAAGAATTGAAGAAGCTAAAGCATGTTATCCAGTATGCAAGTTTTGCAGCTTATCATCTATCATTAGAGAGATCATTCCTAGTAGACGAGGGTGCTTCCCTGCCTAAATTTCCTATAGTGCCAATTGAGTTGCCTAAGAAACTTACTGAGGCTGATCAATTTCACTCGACAGTTTCCAGTGTGACTGCTTCTGACGAAACTGTCAGTAATAATCATCAAAATGATAGGTCATGCACCAAAGTTGGCATAGAGAGTGTGTCTTCATCTTCGGATGTCATCCATTCAAACAAAGAAATAGTTGAGCATATTTCAGATCCACAAAATTCTAATTCCTTGTTTGAGTTAACTAACATTCCTGACATGAATGGTTTTTCTAATCCATATCCTGAGCAAAATGGTACCTTTTTCAGATCCTCTCCCCATGTTTGCCTTTGTGGGTCAAGTGGGACAAAAACTTGTTTCTCTTGCAAGGAACCTACTTATATTTCACTTTTATATACCAATGCTAGCAATCACCAAGGTGTGATACCTGAACAACCAGTTAAAGGAAGAAGTTACCTTTCTAATGATTGGCTTCTTAGACCAGAAGATCAACATAATAAATCGGATATTGCTCTCGAGAATGAAGTTCCTGGGCATTACTTTTCCACCGCTGATAACCACCATAGCATATTGGTTTCCTTATCAAGCACTTGTATAAGAAAAAGCCGAGTTTGTGAGCGATTCCATCTTTTCCGAATCAAGTTTTATGGTAGTTTTGATAAGCCACTTGGTAGATATCTCCGTGATGATTTGTTTGATGAG ACATATTGTTGTCCGTCTTGTAAAGAGCCAACAGAAGCCCACGTTCGGTGTTATACTCACCCACATGGCAGCCTTACTATCATGGTCAGACGACTTCCTTCTGTAAAATTACCTGGTGAACATGATGGAAGGATATGGATGTGGCACAGATGCCTTAAGTGCAAAAGAGATGAGGATGGAGTTCCACCAGCTGCGCGGAGAGTCATCATGTCAGATGCTGCATGGGGGCTCTCTTTTGGGAAATTCTTGGAACTTAGCTTCTCAAGCCATGCAACTGCTAACCGTATTGCAAGTTGTGGTCACTCACTTCAAAGAGATTGCCTTCGTTTTTATGg GTTTGGCAACATGGTTGCCTTCTTTCATTATTCCCCTGTAGATATCTTATCTGTTTGCTTACCACCATCAGTTCTGGATTTCAACTGCCATGTTAAGCAGATATGGTTGAAAGATGAGGCACTTTTG TTATctagtaaaataaaaattttgcatGATAAGATATCTGATGTGCTTCATACAATTGAGAGGAAGATCACAATATCTGAGAATGAACCCTTGAAAGCAAGCATTCAGAGACATATTAACAAGTTGAAGAATTTAATTAATGAAGACAGATATGAATATGAT GTCGTGCTTCAACAAGTTGCATTTGGAAATAAACCCCTTCAGGAAACATTTGACATCTTAGAGCTTAATAGGTTGAGACGTGCACTTCTACTTGATTCATACAGATGGGATCGTAAACTCTATTTACTGGATTTGTTGTCCAAGGAGAAAAATTGTACTTTGACTTGTTCACAATTTGCAAACTTTTCCTCTATAAGTGATCTGAGTGATTTGAGGGAAGAAATATCTTGGAAGAATGAATCATTTAGTAACTCACCTGGAGAAGCTGTTGCGAAGTCATCCTTTTCAGGTATAGTTGAAAAGTCAAGTtttcagaagaagaagaatgaggatCTTAGCTTGGAGGTTTTGGGCTGTAATACAAACAACATTGTTGAAATGGACTTGTCCATTGAATCCATAGAGGGTTATGTAGGTTCATCAGGTTTTAACTTTGTTTCTAGTCAATTTGAATATGAGACACCAGTGTTTAGTGACAGTGGAAGTACAGTTTTAGAGAACTCAACTTTACCCACATCTACCCTATCAGTTAAAATTGATTTGGCATGGAGTGGTTCTGGTCAGGTACTGATAGATCAACCCAAAGGTGGTTCAGAAGTTGATAAAAGTGGTCTTTTAAAGGATACTGCATCCTACAGGAGGGTTAATTCCCCATTAAGAGTCCATTCATTTGATTCTTCTTTAAGGTTTCGTAAGAGAGTAATTGGTGATTTCTTTCCTGCTTCTTTGCATTCAAGTTCAATGAAATCCTATGATTCCTCTGGAGTTCTTCCAAGCATGACACGTGATTCACTTATAAGAATGAGAAGAGCCTACTCACAAAGTTCTCCGGTTCCGAGATTGGATAATCTTCTTAATCACACGCTTATACATATTACATCAATTGTGGATAAGATGGCTGCAGGAGCACGTTTACTTTTACCACAAAGTGTTCTTGACAATATTGTTATTGCAGTCTATGATGATGAACCCTCCAGTATCATATCCTATGCTATGACCACCCAACAATATGGTGACCATATAACATCTTGTTTGGATGAGATCAAGGACTTCAGTATGAGGAAAACTAGTAGTTTTGGTAACCATGGCAGCAACTATGCAGATGGAACAAGTTTAGTATCTCATCATTCTGATGGACCTGAAGAGCGTCAAGTTTCTCAG TTTCATGCATTGAGGAAGTTATGTTGCCCAAGTGAATTGGATTACATACGCTCCTTAAGCCGCTGCAAGAGGTGGAGTGCACAAGGTGGTAAAAGCAATGTTTATTTTGCCAAGTCACTAGATGAGAGATTGATCATAAAACAAATCACAAAAACAGAGTTGGAATCTTTTGAAGATTTTGCTTCACAATATTTCAAATATTTAACACAATCTATAACTACTGGTAGCCCAACCAGCCTTGCCAAAGTCCTTGGTATTTATCAG GTTTCTGTTAAGCACTTCAAAGGTGGAAGGGAAATGAAAATTGATGTCATGGTAATGGAGAATCTGTTCTTTAATAGGAGTGTTTCAAGAATTTATGATCTCAAAGGTTCAGTTCGCTCTCGTTACAACCCTGATACCTCAGGAAACAATACAGTTCTACTAGATTTGAATCTATTAGAGGCAAAACCAATATTTATAGGAAGCAAAGCAAAAAGAAAATTGGAACGTGCAGTCTGGAATGATACCTCTTTCTTGGCA GCTATCGATGTAATGGATTATTCCTTGCTTGCTGGCATTGATGAGACAAAGAAGGAGCTTGTTATAGGAATAATAGATTACATGCGGCAATATACATGGGACAAGCAGCTCGAAACATGGGTGAAGGCCTCAGGAATCCTCGGCGGCCTGAAAAATGCACCTCCGACTGTTATATCGCCGTTGCAGTACAAGAAAAGATTCAGAAAAGCCATGTCGAATTACTTCCTTACAGTCCCTGACCAGTAG
- the LOC121995555 gene encoding putative 1-phosphatidylinositol-3-phosphate 5-kinase FAB1C isoform X1 gives MGVANYPILDLLQKVRSWASIIPDMFSESLMSSAGDRSMCSESRECLGSPGFGFRCRGCGLLLCRKCVLAVATASYRTEQQPVLCNLCFHVDNGSWEAAQSHGTPGPFISPKSPLSRSSTDRLSQLVELQQLSCSHQLHCSTYRSYKDDQRDGYGKQFSTPMSAFSQESSDIDSMSIIAGNELYSLRSANSSPFHSPCRSIEQELASPLLQQTLLFSQDSPDHQFIKHRADSEDLLKNTSDSISENGMIYHDQDSQKATEHCDFENDRVFYPPIPADEQDDNETSFFGYIDEDDDESSRLLKTISFSSNHLDTREKANESHKEALKSVVHAHFRALVSQLLKGEGVCAGSDQKGQSWLEVISSLAWQAANFIKPDTSHGGSMDPGDYVKVKCIASGSPSDSTLVKGVVCTKNVKHKRMISLHRNPRLLLLGGALEYQKAPNELASIVSVLEKETNYMNTMLSKIEALRPNVLLVEKNASSYTQEYLFERKEVSLVLNVKKPLLERISRCTGAQIVPSIDGVSSARLGHCEMFRIEKVYEEFSSEKKPSKTLMFFEGCPSRLGCTVLLRGACLEELKKLKHVIQYASFAAYHLSLERSFLVDEGASLPKFPIVPIELPKKLTEADQFHSTVSSVTASDETVSNNHQNDRSCTKVGIESVSSSSDVIHSNKEIVEHISDPQNSNSLFELTNIPDMNGFSNPYPEQNGTFFRSSPHVCLCGSSGTKTCFSCKEPTYISLLYTNASNHQGVIPEQPVKGRSYLSNDWLLRPEDQHNKSDIALENEVPGHYFSTADNHHSILVSLSSTCIRKSRVCERFHLFRIKFYGSFDKPLGRYLRDDLFDETYCCPSCKEPTEAHVRCYTHPHGSLTIMVRRLPSVKLPGEHDGRIWMWHRCLKCKRDEDGVPPAARRVIMSDAAWGLSFGKFLELSFSSHATANRIASCGHSLQRDCLRFYGFGNMVAFFHYSPVDILSVCLPPSVLDFNCHVKQIWLKDEALLLSSKIKILHDKISDVLHTIERKITISENEPLKASIQRHINKLKNLINEDRYEYDVVLQQVAFGNKPLQETFDILELNRLRRALLLDSYRWDRKLYLLDLLSKEKNCTLTCSQFANFSSISDLSDLREEISWKNESFSNSPGEAVAKSSFSGIVEKSSFQKKKNEDLSLEVLGCNTNNIVEMDLSIESIEGYVGSSGFNFVSSQFEYETPVFSDSGSTVLENSTLPTSTLSVKIDLAWSGSGQVLIDQPKGGSEVDKSGLLKDTASYRRVNSPLRVHSFDSSLRFRKRVIGDFFPASLHSSSMKSYDSSGVLPSMTRDSLIRMRRAYSQSSPVPRLDNLLNHTLIHITSIVDKMAAGARLLLPQSVLDNIVIAVYDDEPSSIISYAMTTQQYGDHITSCLDEIKDFSMRKTSSFGNHGSNYADGTSLVSHHSDGPEERQVSQVLDSKETHFRVSFDDEYSIPSDKANFSVTCYFTKQFHALRKLCCPSELDYIRSLSRCKRWSAQGGKSNVYFAKSLDERLIIKQITKTELESFEDFASQYFKYLTQSITTGSPTSLAKVLGIYQVSVKHFKGGREMKIDVMVMENLFFNRSVSRIYDLKGSVRSRYNPDTSGNNTVLLDLNLLEAKPIFIGSKAKRKLERAVWNDTSFLAAIDVMDYSLLAGIDETKKELVIGIIDYMRQYTWDKQLETWVKASGILGGLKNAPPTVISPLQYKKRFRKAMSNYFLTVPDQ, from the exons ATGGGAGTTGCTAATTACCCGATTCTTGATCTGTTACAAAAGGTCAGATCTTGGGCAAGCATTATTCCTGACATGTTCTCGGAATCCTTGATGTCGTCCGCCGGTGATCGTTCCATGTGCAGCGAGTCTAGAGAGTGTTTGGGTTCGCCCGGGTTTGGCTTCCGATGCCGGGGCTGTGGCCTGTTGCTTTGCCGGAAGTGTGTGCTTGCTGTTGCCACGGCCTCCTATCGAACTGAACAGCAGCCGGTTCTTTGTAACTTATGCTTTCACGTTGACAATGGATCCTGGGAAGCAGCACAATCGCATGGCACCCCGGGTCCTTTTATATCTCCTAAGTCGCCCTTGTCCAGATCTAGCACTGACAGGCTCAGCCAGTTGGTAGAGCTGCAACAGTTATCTTGTTCGCACCAACTTCATTGCTCCACGTACAG AAGCTATAAAGACGACCAGCGTGATGGTTACGGGAAACAATTTTCCACGCCAATGAGTGCATTCTCTCAAGAGTCTTCCGACATAGATTCTATGAGTATCATTGCTGGAAATGAGTTGTACAGCCTCAGGTCAGCAAATTCAAGTCCTTTTCACAGTCCATGTAGGTCCATTGAGCAGGAGCTTGCTAGCCCTCTCCTGCAACAGACTCTCCTGTTTAGTCAAGATTCTCCAGATCACCAGTTCATCAAACACAGAGCAGACTCTgaggatttattgaaaaatacCAGTGATTCAATTTCTGAGAATGGAATGATATATCATGATCAAGATAGTCAAAAGGCTACAGAACATTGTGATTTTGAGAATGATCGTGTCTTTTACCCTCCTATCCCTGCTGATGAGCAGGATGATAATGAAACTAGCTTCTTTGGATATATTGATGAGGATGATGATGAATCATCCAGGCTCCTTAAAACTATTAGCTTCAGTAGTAATCACCTCGACACTAGAGAGAAGGCTAATGAGTCTCACAAGGAGGCTTTGAAGAGTGTCGTTCATGCACATTTTAGGGCTCTCGTATCACAGTTATTGAAGGGAGAAGGTGTTTGTGCTGGAAGTGATCAGAAGGGACAGAGCTGGTTGGAGGTAATATCCTCATTGGCATGGCAAGCTGCTAATTTCATCAAACCAGACACTAGCCATGGTGGTAGCATGGATCCAGGTGATTATGTTAAAGTCAAGTGTATCGCATCAGGGAGTCCAAGTGATAG TACCTTAGTTAAGGGAGTGGTTTGTACAAAGAATGTAAAGCACAAACGTATGATTTCACTGCATAGAAACCCTAGGTTACTTCTTTTGGGAGGTGCATTGGAGTATCAAAAGGCGCCAAATGAGTTGGCCTCAATTGTGTCTGTTCTTGAGAAG GAAACCAATTACATGAACACAATGCTTTCTAAGATAGAGGCACTTCGTCCCAATGTGCTTCTTGTTGAGAAAAATGCTTCCTCATATACTCAAGAATATCTTTTTGAAAGAAAAGAGGTATCTTTAGTGCTAAACGTCAAGAAACCATTATTAGAGAGGATATCACGGTGTACAGGTGCTCAAATTGTTCCGTCTATAGATGGTGTTTCTTCAGCAAGGTTAGGGCATTGTGAAATGTTTCGGATAGAAaaggtttatgaagagttctcaTCTGAAAAGAAGCCTAGCAAAACATTGATGTTTTTTGAAGGTTGTCCATCGCGTTTAGGGTGCACG GTTCTTTTGAGGGGTGCATGCCTTGAAGAATTGAAGAAGCTAAAGCATGTTATCCAGTATGCAAGTTTTGCAGCTTATCATCTATCATTAGAGAGATCATTCCTAGTAGACGAGGGTGCTTCCCTGCCTAAATTTCCTATAGTGCCAATTGAGTTGCCTAAGAAACTTACTGAGGCTGATCAATTTCACTCGACAGTTTCCAGTGTGACTGCTTCTGACGAAACTGTCAGTAATAATCATCAAAATGATAGGTCATGCACCAAAGTTGGCATAGAGAGTGTGTCTTCATCTTCGGATGTCATCCATTCAAACAAAGAAATAGTTGAGCATATTTCAGATCCACAAAATTCTAATTCCTTGTTTGAGTTAACTAACATTCCTGACATGAATGGTTTTTCTAATCCATATCCTGAGCAAAATGGTACCTTTTTCAGATCCTCTCCCCATGTTTGCCTTTGTGGGTCAAGTGGGACAAAAACTTGTTTCTCTTGCAAGGAACCTACTTATATTTCACTTTTATATACCAATGCTAGCAATCACCAAGGTGTGATACCTGAACAACCAGTTAAAGGAAGAAGTTACCTTTCTAATGATTGGCTTCTTAGACCAGAAGATCAACATAATAAATCGGATATTGCTCTCGAGAATGAAGTTCCTGGGCATTACTTTTCCACCGCTGATAACCACCATAGCATATTGGTTTCCTTATCAAGCACTTGTATAAGAAAAAGCCGAGTTTGTGAGCGATTCCATCTTTTCCGAATCAAGTTTTATGGTAGTTTTGATAAGCCACTTGGTAGATATCTCCGTGATGATTTGTTTGATGAG ACATATTGTTGTCCGTCTTGTAAAGAGCCAACAGAAGCCCACGTTCGGTGTTATACTCACCCACATGGCAGCCTTACTATCATGGTCAGACGACTTCCTTCTGTAAAATTACCTGGTGAACATGATGGAAGGATATGGATGTGGCACAGATGCCTTAAGTGCAAAAGAGATGAGGATGGAGTTCCACCAGCTGCGCGGAGAGTCATCATGTCAGATGCTGCATGGGGGCTCTCTTTTGGGAAATTCTTGGAACTTAGCTTCTCAAGCCATGCAACTGCTAACCGTATTGCAAGTTGTGGTCACTCACTTCAAAGAGATTGCCTTCGTTTTTATGg GTTTGGCAACATGGTTGCCTTCTTTCATTATTCCCCTGTAGATATCTTATCTGTTTGCTTACCACCATCAGTTCTGGATTTCAACTGCCATGTTAAGCAGATATGGTTGAAAGATGAGGCACTTTTG TTATctagtaaaataaaaattttgcatGATAAGATATCTGATGTGCTTCATACAATTGAGAGGAAGATCACAATATCTGAGAATGAACCCTTGAAAGCAAGCATTCAGAGACATATTAACAAGTTGAAGAATTTAATTAATGAAGACAGATATGAATATGAT GTCGTGCTTCAACAAGTTGCATTTGGAAATAAACCCCTTCAGGAAACATTTGACATCTTAGAGCTTAATAGGTTGAGACGTGCACTTCTACTTGATTCATACAGATGGGATCGTAAACTCTATTTACTGGATTTGTTGTCCAAGGAGAAAAATTGTACTTTGACTTGTTCACAATTTGCAAACTTTTCCTCTATAAGTGATCTGAGTGATTTGAGGGAAGAAATATCTTGGAAGAATGAATCATTTAGTAACTCACCTGGAGAAGCTGTTGCGAAGTCATCCTTTTCAGGTATAGTTGAAAAGTCAAGTtttcagaagaagaagaatgaggatCTTAGCTTGGAGGTTTTGGGCTGTAATACAAACAACATTGTTGAAATGGACTTGTCCATTGAATCCATAGAGGGTTATGTAGGTTCATCAGGTTTTAACTTTGTTTCTAGTCAATTTGAATATGAGACACCAGTGTTTAGTGACAGTGGAAGTACAGTTTTAGAGAACTCAACTTTACCCACATCTACCCTATCAGTTAAAATTGATTTGGCATGGAGTGGTTCTGGTCAGGTACTGATAGATCAACCCAAAGGTGGTTCAGAAGTTGATAAAAGTGGTCTTTTAAAGGATACTGCATCCTACAGGAGGGTTAATTCCCCATTAAGAGTCCATTCATTTGATTCTTCTTTAAGGTTTCGTAAGAGAGTAATTGGTGATTTCTTTCCTGCTTCTTTGCATTCAAGTTCAATGAAATCCTATGATTCCTCTGGAGTTCTTCCAAGCATGACACGTGATTCACTTATAAGAATGAGAAGAGCCTACTCACAAAGTTCTCCGGTTCCGAGATTGGATAATCTTCTTAATCACACGCTTATACATATTACATCAATTGTGGATAAGATGGCTGCAGGAGCACGTTTACTTTTACCACAAAGTGTTCTTGACAATATTGTTATTGCAGTCTATGATGATGAACCCTCCAGTATCATATCCTATGCTATGACCACCCAACAATATGGTGACCATATAACATCTTGTTTGGATGAGATCAAGGACTTCAGTATGAGGAAAACTAGTAGTTTTGGTAACCATGGCAGCAACTATGCAGATGGAACAAGTTTAGTATCTCATCATTCTGATGGACCTGAAGAGCGTCAAGTTTCTCAGGTATTAGATTCTAAGGAAACACATTTCAGAGTTTCTTTTGATGATGAATATTCCATACCTTCAGACAAAGCAAACTTTTCTGTTACATGTTACTTCACAAAACAGTTTCATGCATTGAGGAAGTTATGTTGCCCAAGTGAATTGGATTACATACGCTCCTTAAGCCGCTGCAAGAGGTGGAGTGCACAAGGTGGTAAAAGCAATGTTTATTTTGCCAAGTCACTAGATGAGAGATTGATCATAAAACAAATCACAAAAACAGAGTTGGAATCTTTTGAAGATTTTGCTTCACAATATTTCAAATATTTAACACAATCTATAACTACTGGTAGCCCAACCAGCCTTGCCAAAGTCCTTGGTATTTATCAG GTTTCTGTTAAGCACTTCAAAGGTGGAAGGGAAATGAAAATTGATGTCATGGTAATGGAGAATCTGTTCTTTAATAGGAGTGTTTCAAGAATTTATGATCTCAAAGGTTCAGTTCGCTCTCGTTACAACCCTGATACCTCAGGAAACAATACAGTTCTACTAGATTTGAATCTATTAGAGGCAAAACCAATATTTATAGGAAGCAAAGCAAAAAGAAAATTGGAACGTGCAGTCTGGAATGATACCTCTTTCTTGGCA GCTATCGATGTAATGGATTATTCCTTGCTTGCTGGCATTGATGAGACAAAGAAGGAGCTTGTTATAGGAATAATAGATTACATGCGGCAATATACATGGGACAAGCAGCTCGAAACATGGGTGAAGGCCTCAGGAATCCTCGGCGGCCTGAAAAATGCACCTCCGACTGTTATATCGCCGTTGCAGTACAAGAAAAGATTCAGAAAAGCCATGTCGAATTACTTCCTTACAGTCCCTGACCAGTAG